The stretch of DNA AAATCAGCGGTTACGATGGCGCGGACTTGAAGAGGATTTGCCATGCCCGCCATCACCCCATCCCCGTTGGAACCCTACGTTCTGGCTGATCATCCCGTGCTGGACATGCTCAATACCCGGGCGAATGTCGACGGTGTGCCCTTTGAATTCTGGCAAGGCGATGCCGATGTCGAGCGCTGGCTGGTGCGGCTTGGCTGGGCCGAGGAGGGCGCAGTACCGGTATTCGAGGAGGGGGCACTGCTGGGCGCGGCGCGGGGATTGCGGGAAGTGATCCGCGTGTTACTGGAACAGCGCAAGGCCGGCCAGCAGGGCGATCCCGGCGCGCTGAATGCGTTCCTGCGCAAGGCGGTCAGTCACCCGCAACTGGCTTGGCCGGCGCCTGGCGAGTTGCGGCTGGAGCGCCAGCGCAAGGTGCAGACTGCCGAGCAGTTCCTGGCGCCGATTGCCGAAGTCGCCGCGACGTTACTGGTGGAAGGGGATTTCGGCCTGGTCCGCACCTGCGAACATCCCGAGTGCGTGCTGTGGTTCTACGACCGCACCAAGGGCCACAAGCGCCGCTGGTGCAGCATGGCGCTGTGTGGCAATCGGCATAAGGTGGCCGAGTTTCGCAAGCGCAAACTGGTGTAGACGTCCTCAGGATTCTGCCGGGCTTTCGCGCTCCAGCAACTGCCGCTTGCGCTCGACACCCCAGCGGTAGCCCGACAGATTGCCGTCGGCGCGCACCACGCGATGGCAGGGAATCGCCACCGCCAGGCTGTTGGCACCACACGCCTGGGCCACGGCGCGATAGGCGGTCGGCGCGCCGATGCGCTGGGCGATCTCGGCGTAGCTGGCGGTGCACCCCACCGGGATTTCCCGCAAGGCTTGCCACACGCGTTCCTGAAACGCAGTGCCGCGCAAGTCCAGGGGCAAGTCCAGGCCCAGGGCCGGCGCTTCGATGAAGCCCACCACCTGGGCGATCAATTGTTCAAAGTCGTGATCGGCACCCAGCAGATTGGCGCGGGGAAACTGGTCCTGCAGGTCGCGCACCAGTTTGTCCGGGTCATCCCCCAGCAGGATCGCGCACACACCGCGATTGCTCTGGGCCACCAGAATGGCGCCCAACGAACATTGGCCAACGGCAAAGCGAATATCCGTGTTGGTGCCGCCGGCTTTGTAGTCGCGGGGCTTCATGCCGAGCAATTGGTCGGCAGCCTCATAAAAGCGGCTGTTGGAATTGAAGCCGGCGTCGTACAGCGCATCGGTCACCGAGTGCTGGTCCTTGAGGCCGTCGCGCACCTTGCGCGAGCGATGAGCGCTGCCGTAACGCTTTGGCGTCAGGCCGGTCACCGCCTTGAACACCCGATGAAAATGGAACGGGCTCAAGCCGGCAAGGGCGGCCAGATCTTCAAGGGGCGGCAGGGTTTCGGCCTGTTCGATGTGCCGACAGGCCGCTGCCACCAGTTGCGCATGGCGTGCGGCCACCTGGGTCTGGTCCCCCGACGCGCGCTTGTTGGGCCGGTAGCCCGCCGCTTCAGCCTGTTGCGGGGTGTCGAAGAACTCGACGTTCTCCGGGCGCGGGCGCCGTGCGGAACTGCTGGGGCGGCAGTACACACCGGTGGTTTTCACACCATAGACGAAGGTCAAGTCGGCCTTGGCGTCACGGGCGACAATCGCGGCCCAGCGCGGGTCTTGTTCGGTGGCGTGGCGCGCGGTCATGGTGGTGGCTCCTGGTTGAAGAATGCCAGGTTAGTCCCGTGGGGCATTCCCATCACTCCGATGCTTGCGGTCAAATTCATCCGGCCGTGCGAAACGTCAGGTTGATGCGCTGCGGCCCCATGACCGGATGCGTGCCGGGCTTGATCGGCATCACGCCGTGAAAGCGCAGGCGGTCCACGCCGCCCCATACCACTACGTCGCCATGGAACAGCGAGACTTTTTGCGTCTTGTCGCTGCGCTCATGGCCGCCGAACAGGAAGATCGCCGGTAAACCCAATGACACGGAGACCACCGGGGCCGCATAGCGCCGCTCGTTCTTGTCCTGGTGCAGGGACATTTTCGCGCCTGGCACATAGCGGTTGATCAGACAGGCATCCGGCTCGAAATCGTCGAAACCTGCATCTGCTGCGGCCATCATGGCCAGTTCGCGCAATGCGGCCGGCAGGGCTGGCCAGGGTTGTTGGTTATTCGGGTCAATCGGGGAGTAGCGATAACCGGTGGAGTCGGTCGTCCAGCCCAATTCACCGCAACTGCTTAACGCCGCCGACATGGTAAAACCACCGGGCGTGACCATTTGCCGGAAGGGCGATTGAGCCAATACCCGTCGCAGTTCCGGTAGCAAACGCTCGAGCCAGGGCAGGGCATAGCCCCTGAGGACGTAGGATTGTTCACCGATTTGCTCGCGCCCCGGGGGCTGTTGCAGCGCCTCATCGGCGAACAAATCGGCGGTTGATCCGGGAAGGGTCTTACTGCGCATCGTGAAAAATCACTCCCAAGGTATGCCGGGTACCACTGTGCAGAACACTGACCCCATGGCGCAAGGTCACCCGATGAAACCCCCTCACACTCGGCATGGGTCGCTGATTGACCGCG from Pseudomonas sp. NC02 encodes:
- a CDS encoding ABATE domain-containing protein, whose protein sequence is MPAITPSPLEPYVLADHPVLDMLNTRANVDGVPFEFWQGDADVERWLVRLGWAEEGAVPVFEEGALLGAARGLREVIRVLLEQRKAGQQGDPGALNAFLRKAVSHPQLAWPAPGELRLERQRKVQTAEQFLAPIAEVAATLLVEGDFGLVRTCEHPECVLWFYDRTKGHKRRWCSMALCGNRHKVAEFRKRKLV
- the ada gene encoding bifunctional DNA-binding transcriptional regulator/O6-methylguanine-DNA methyltransferase Ada, yielding MTARHATEQDPRWAAIVARDAKADLTFVYGVKTTGVYCRPSSSARRPRPENVEFFDTPQQAEAAGYRPNKRASGDQTQVAARHAQLVAAACRHIEQAETLPPLEDLAALAGLSPFHFHRVFKAVTGLTPKRYGSAHRSRKVRDGLKDQHSVTDALYDAGFNSNSRFYEAADQLLGMKPRDYKAGGTNTDIRFAVGQCSLGAILVAQSNRGVCAILLGDDPDKLVRDLQDQFPRANLLGADHDFEQLIAQVVGFIEAPALGLDLPLDLRGTAFQERVWQALREIPVGCTASYAEIAQRIGAPTAYRAVAQACGANSLAVAIPCHRVVRADGNLSGYRWGVERKRQLLERESPAES
- the alkB gene encoding DNA oxidative demethylase AlkB, whose product is MRSKTLPGSTADLFADEALQQPPGREQIGEQSYVLRGYALPWLERLLPELRRVLAQSPFRQMVTPGGFTMSAALSSCGELGWTTDSTGYRYSPIDPNNQQPWPALPAALRELAMMAAADAGFDDFEPDACLINRYVPGAKMSLHQDKNERRYAAPVVSVSLGLPAIFLFGGHERSDKTQKVSLFHGDVVVWGGVDRLRFHGVMPIKPGTHPVMGPQRINLTFRTAG